From Pseudonocardia autotrophica, one genomic window encodes:
- a CDS encoding helix-turn-helix domain-containing protein has translation MSRAQRGAEPGTNGNGHHPGGADGADAVSAAEGLRDAGKRAAEDAWSAQVNALGGFIRAQRQMAKLSLREMAAMTKVSNAYLSQVERGLHQPSLKVLRSIADALHLNTDQMLSRAGWAVRDPVEAEAEQAPPPVAEEVPGVEAAIAVDPRLSDEQRAALLGVYRSFVERGQG, from the coding sequence GTGAGCCGGGCACAGCGGGGAGCAGAGCCCGGCACCAACGGCAACGGCCACCACCCGGGTGGAGCCGACGGTGCGGATGCCGTGTCGGCCGCCGAGGGGCTGCGTGATGCCGGGAAGCGGGCCGCGGAGGACGCCTGGAGTGCGCAGGTGAACGCGCTCGGTGGCTTCATCCGGGCCCAGCGCCAGATGGCCAAGCTCTCGCTGCGCGAGATGGCGGCGATGACCAAGGTGTCGAACGCCTACCTGAGTCAGGTCGAGCGCGGCCTGCACCAGCCGTCGCTGAAGGTGCTGAGGTCCATTGCGGACGCTCTGCACCTCAACACCGACCAGATGCTCAGCCGGGCGGGCTGGGCGGTCCGCGACCCGGTGGAGGCGGAGGCCGAGCAGGCGCCGCCGCCCGTCGCCGAGGAGGTGCCCGGCGTCGAGGCCGCGATCGCGGTCGACCCGCGGCTGTCCGACGAGCAGCGGGCGGCGCTGCTCGGGGTGTACCGGAGCTTCGTGGAGCGCGGCCAGGGCTGA
- a CDS encoding patatin-like phospholipase family protein encodes MSTPGSPRRIAIACQGGGSHTAFTAGVLARMLRTGAFDGTEIVGLSGTSGGAICALIAWDRLRHGDEPEHRAAAADALEAFWADNAARGPVARLQNAGMVWAGALQGLGLLPAGTPYAIPRPIDGTRQFLELLARHVDFDAIGADPGGREPLLLLGAVDVLDGRFRAFSSRTDTLTPEMVLASAAIPNLFRAVHVDGGTYWDGLFSQNPPVRDLLDADPDELWIIQINPSRVDSEPRTLIEISDRRNALAGNLSLNQELGFIETIDRLLADGELRPEAGYRHVTVRILEMPASVIASRILGSASKLNRDASFLARLQRRGAAQADRFLGALAFERAVRAQDAAGFAAAIAPDALLRSTAPFPERDPGGTPLAGAAGEILAGELTIDATRKQVARDDAVWAVRITTPDGERAEGLARATLDEQGRVTALWLGPAG; translated from the coding sequence ATGAGCACTCCCGGGAGCCCCCGCAGGATCGCGATCGCCTGCCAGGGCGGGGGCAGCCACACCGCGTTCACCGCCGGTGTGCTGGCCCGGATGCTGCGCACCGGCGCGTTCGACGGCACCGAGATCGTCGGACTGTCCGGGACCTCGGGCGGGGCGATCTGCGCGCTGATCGCCTGGGACCGGCTGCGCCACGGCGACGAGCCCGAGCACCGGGCCGCCGCCGCGGACGCCCTGGAGGCGTTCTGGGCGGACAACGCCGCGCGCGGTCCGGTCGCCCGGCTGCAGAACGCGGGGATGGTCTGGGCCGGCGCGCTGCAGGGTCTCGGGCTGCTGCCCGCCGGCACGCCGTACGCGATCCCGCGCCCGATCGACGGCACCCGCCAGTTCCTGGAGCTGCTGGCCCGGCACGTCGACTTCGACGCGATCGGCGCCGATCCCGGCGGCCGGGAGCCGCTGCTGCTGCTCGGCGCCGTCGACGTGCTCGACGGCCGGTTCCGGGCGTTCTCCAGCCGCACCGACACCCTCACCCCGGAGATGGTGCTCGCGTCCGCGGCGATCCCGAACCTGTTCCGCGCCGTGCACGTCGACGGCGGCACCTACTGGGACGGCCTGTTCTCCCAGAACCCGCCGGTGCGCGACCTGCTCGACGCCGATCCCGACGAGCTCTGGATCATCCAGATCAACCCGTCACGGGTCGACTCGGAGCCCCGGACGCTGATCGAGATCTCGGATCGGCGCAACGCGCTGGCCGGCAACCTGTCGCTGAACCAGGAGCTCGGTTTCATCGAGACGATCGACCGGCTGCTCGCCGACGGCGAACTCCGGCCGGAGGCGGGATACCGGCACGTCACCGTCCGGATCCTGGAGATGCCGGCCTCGGTGATCGCGTCCCGGATCCTGGGGTCGGCGTCGAAGCTCAACCGGGACGCGTCGTTCCTCGCCCGGCTGCAGCGGCGCGGGGCGGCGCAGGCCGATCGCTTCCTCGGTGCGCTGGCGTTCGAGCGCGCCGTGCGTGCGCAGGATGCGGCGGGCTTCGCGGCGGCGATCGCCCCGGACGCGCTGCTCCGCTCCACCGCCCCGTTCCCGGAGCGCGATCCCGGCGGGACGCCGCTGGCCGGCGCGGCGGGGGAGATCCTGGCGGGGGAACTCACCATCGACGCCACCCGCAAGCAGGTCGCGCGGGACGACGCGGTGTGGGCGGTACGGATCACCACGCCGGACGGCGAGCGGGCGGAGGGGCTGGCCCGGGCCACCCTGGACGAGCAGGGCCGGGTCACCGCCCTGTGGCTGGGCCCGGCCGGGTAG
- a CDS encoding PHA/PHB synthase family protein produces the protein MTTQPLATPEPENDATPASQAGNAAEVLRRQAAGLVRDLRELADPEGLAAKVDPVGFGGALGEAAKSLATSPGAVLRTGLGFGLDSVRAVAAAASRAVGGTTTGPASLPERDKRYADPAWEDNAWYYLARQEHTLLADRLTELSQAARVSPVARRKLDWLVGQTIEALAPSNTIVTNPAWPKKIVDTGGLNVVRGARNLLRDAVQNRGMPRQVTPGQYVVGKDLAVTPGHVVYRNRLIELIQYEPQTEKVHEVPLLMSPPWINKYYIMDLAPGKSLVEWAVQHGHTVFMISYRNPDSALADVTMSDYLQEGPVTALDVVREITGQDRVNVAGLCLGGALSAAAVAWLEAKGKQSVNSLTLMNTLLDYTGPGQLGVFTDEKTVSRLERSMRKDGYLPASSMKTTFDLLRATDLVWNYVVNDWMLGEDPKPFDMLSWNADSTRMPAAMQTEYLRTLYLENRFAEGKLELAGERLDVADVRPDSYVICAESDHIAPWRSVYQGAAKIGGTVRFVLSNSGHIAGVVNPPSPKSRHWFGESDALPESADEWRDDAGERKASWWEDWTPWIAERAGKEIAAPKQIGSDAHPPLEPAPGRYVLKG, from the coding sequence GTGACGACGCAGCCCCTAGCAACGCCCGAGCCCGAGAACGACGCCACCCCGGCGAGTCAGGCCGGTAACGCTGCGGAGGTGCTGCGTCGGCAGGCCGCCGGTCTGGTGCGCGATCTGCGCGAGCTGGCCGATCCCGAGGGGCTGGCCGCGAAGGTCGATCCGGTGGGCTTCGGCGGCGCACTGGGTGAGGCGGCGAAGTCGCTCGCCACGAGCCCGGGCGCCGTGCTGCGCACCGGGCTGGGCTTCGGCCTGGACTCGGTCCGCGCGGTCGCCGCCGCGGCGTCCCGTGCGGTGGGCGGGACCACCACCGGCCCGGCGTCGCTGCCGGAGCGGGACAAGCGGTACGCCGACCCCGCCTGGGAGGACAACGCCTGGTACTACCTCGCCCGGCAGGAGCACACGCTGCTGGCCGACCGGCTCACCGAGCTCTCGCAGGCCGCCCGGGTCTCGCCGGTCGCGCGCCGCAAGCTGGACTGGCTCGTCGGGCAGACGATCGAGGCGCTGGCCCCGTCGAACACGATCGTCACCAACCCGGCCTGGCCGAAGAAGATCGTCGACACCGGCGGGCTGAACGTGGTGCGCGGTGCCCGCAATCTGCTGCGCGACGCCGTCCAGAATCGGGGGATGCCGCGCCAGGTGACCCCGGGGCAGTACGTGGTGGGCAAGGATCTCGCGGTCACGCCGGGGCACGTGGTCTACCGGAACCGGCTGATCGAGCTGATCCAGTACGAGCCGCAGACCGAGAAGGTCCACGAGGTCCCGCTGCTGATGAGCCCGCCGTGGATCAACAAGTACTACATCATGGATCTCGCGCCGGGTAAGTCGCTGGTCGAGTGGGCGGTACAGCACGGGCACACCGTCTTCATGATCAGCTACCGGAACCCCGACTCGGCGCTCGCCGACGTCACGATGAGCGACTACCTGCAGGAGGGGCCGGTCACCGCGCTCGACGTCGTCCGGGAGATCACCGGGCAGGACCGGGTGAACGTCGCCGGGCTGTGTCTGGGCGGGGCGCTGTCGGCGGCGGCGGTGGCCTGGCTGGAGGCGAAGGGCAAGCAGTCGGTGAACTCGCTGACCCTGATGAACACCCTGCTCGACTACACCGGCCCCGGGCAGCTGGGTGTGTTCACCGACGAGAAGACGGTCAGCCGGCTCGAGCGCAGCATGCGCAAGGACGGCTACCTCCCCGCGTCGAGCATGAAGACCACCTTCGATCTGCTGCGGGCCACCGACCTGGTGTGGAACTACGTGGTGAACGACTGGATGCTCGGCGAGGACCCCAAGCCGTTCGACATGCTGAGCTGGAACGCCGACTCCACCCGGATGCCCGCCGCGATGCAGACCGAGTACCTGCGCACCCTGTACCTGGAGAACCGGTTCGCCGAGGGCAAGCTGGAGCTGGCGGGGGAGCGGCTCGACGTCGCCGACGTCCGGCCGGACAGCTACGTCATCTGCGCGGAGTCCGACCACATCGCGCCGTGGCGCTCGGTCTACCAGGGTGCCGCGAAGATCGGCGGGACGGTCCGGTTCGTGCTGTCGAACTCCGGGCACATCGCCGGTGTGGTGAACCCGCCGTCGCCCAAGTCGCGGCACTGGTTCGGCGAGTCCGACGCGCTCCCCGAGTCCGCCGACGAGTGGCGCGACGACGCGGGCGAGCGCAAGGCCTCCTGGTGGGAGGACTGGACGCCGTGGATCGCCGAGCGCGCAGGCAAGGAGATCGCGGCGCCGAAGCAGATCGGCAGTGACGCCCATCCGCCGCTCGAGCCCGCGCCGGGCCGTTACGTGCTGAAGGGCTGA